From a region of the Solanum stenotomum isolate F172 chromosome 2, ASM1918654v1, whole genome shotgun sequence genome:
- the LOC125855932 gene encoding uncharacterized protein LOC125855932, which produces MPRARASRFRGEAAPEVRVEAPARGRGRARGQGRGRGRAREAAPTRGRGREHSPEPQIGVAAEQAPAGHAPPVHDDRLDRIFGLLERLAQGAAGLPVGLQDWVGAQAPGYQHQIPVVPEPVVQPPQVPAPVVGVPVALEVALADDDQVCYERFQKMKPPQFHGAKTDDAHEFLTLSREMLAAVRMLDERGVRFVSLQLRGVVREWLRTFMSSRPVGSPPMEWSEFASAFEGRFIPWSVQEESRMRFESLVQGSMSVADYKARFCQLSRHASALISGEPERIRRFVRGLTPTIRSYVFRSSREGASFQTIVSAAREAELLERDDFGGPKRVRTGGQYSGTSSGGRGPHRGGGSFLRQRPVHASLPAIEGGPAARGPPGSGRGGYNITSGSSQSGSTPRSCYGCGDPGHLIRQCPHQTQSGPHRTISAVPERDSAPPARGRGRGPASGRGGRASGRGASGASGSQSGGRGAQCYAFPGRPEAEASDAVITGIVSVCHRPASVLFDPGSTFSYVSTYFASGLELTCDRMSVPIRVSTPVGEPLVVNRVYRSCLVVLSGYETWVDMILLDMLDFDVILGMDWLSPYHALLDCYAKTVTLAIPGIPRVEWRGTSGSYPNRVISHIRAQRMIDRGCLSYLAFIRDVGAESPAMESIPVVQEFPDVFPEDLPGVPPVRDIDFSIDLEPGTKPISIPPYRMAPAELKELKDQIQDLLSKGFIRPSVSPWGAPVLFVKKKDGSMRMCIDYRQLNKVTVKNKYPLPRIDDLFDQLQGAALFSKIDLRSGYHQLRIKPSDVAKTAFRTRYGHYEFLVMSFGLTNAPATFMELMNGVFRPYLDSFVIVFIDDILVYSKTEADHVCHLRAVLQKLRDEKLYAKLSKCEFWLESVAFLGHVVSKDGVRVDPAKIEAVQGWTRPTSPTEIRSFVGLAGYYRRFVQGFSTIAAPLSRLTQQTVPFHWSPECEASF; this is translated from the coding sequence ATGCCGAGGGCTAGAGCTTCCAGATTTAGGGGAGAGGCAGCCCCCGAGGTCAGAGTTGaggccccagctaggggtagaggtcgGGCTAGAGGCCAAGGACGTGGTCGAGGCCGTGCCAGAGAAGCGGCACCTACCCGAGGCCGAGGTAGAGAACATTCACCTGAGCCACAGATTGGAGTAGCTGCAGAGCAGGCTCCTGCGGGCCATGCACCCCCAGTTCATGATGACAGACTCGACAGGATATTTGGGTTATTGGAGCGTCTTGCTCAGGGTGCAGCAGGTCTACCGGTGGGGTTACAAGATTGGGTAGGGGCACAGGCCCCTGGTTATCAGCATCAGATTCCAGTGGTTCCAGAGCCGGTGGTTCAGCCACCACAGGTTCCAGCACCGGTTGTAGGTGTACCGGTAGCCCTTGAGGTGGCCTTGGCAGATGATGACCAGGTCTGCTATGAGCGGTTTCAGAAAATGAAACCACCTCAGTTTCATGGTGCTAAGACTGATGATGCTCACGAGTTTTTGACCTTGAGTCGAGAGATGTTGGCGGCGGTACGCATGTTAGATGAGAGGGGCGTCCGATTTGTGTCCCTTCAGTTACGCGGTGTCGTTAGAGAGTGGCTGAGAACCTTCATGAGTTCGAGACCAGTGGGATCTCCTCCCATGGAGTGGAGTGAGTTTGCTAGTGCCTTCGAAGGTCGTTTCATCCCTTGGAGTGTACAGGAGGAGAGCCGTATGAGGTTTGAGAGTTTGGTGCAGGGTAGCATGTCAGTCGCAGATTACAAGGCTCGATTCTGTCAGTTGTCGAGACATGCCTCTGCTTTGATTTCAGGTGAGCCTGAGCGAATTCGCAGATTTGTCAGGGGTTTGACTCCCACTATCCGTAGTTATGTGTTTAGATCATCTCGAGAGGGTGCTTCCTTCCAGACTATAGTGAGTGCAGCCAGAGAGGCCGAGTTGCTTGAGCGGGATGATTTTGGTGGGCCCAAGAGGGTCCGTACAGGTGGTCAGTATTCGGGTACCTCGTCAGGAGGTAGGGGCCCACACAGGGGAGGCGGGTCCTTCCTGCGTCAGAGGCCAGTACATGCTTCATTACCAGCTATCGAGGGTGGGCCAGCAGCTCGGGGTCCTCCAGGTTCGGGTCGAGGTGGTTATAACATTACTTCGGGTTCTTCACAGTCAGGATCCACACCGAGGTCTTGTTATGGTTGCGGTGATCCAGGCCACTTGATTCGTCAGTGTCCACATCAGACTCAGTCTGGACCACACCGTACTATCTCCGCGGTCCCAGAGAGAGATTCAGCACCTCCGGCTAGAGGTCGGGGTCGGGGACCGGCATCTGGTAGAGGCGGACGAGCTTCGGGTAGAGGTGCTAGTGGCGCCTCAGGTTCACAGAGTGGGGGCAGAGGTGCCCAATGTTATGCTTTTCCTGGGAGGCCCGAGGCTGAGGCTTCTGATGCAGTTATCACAGGTATCGTCTCAGTTTGTCATCGGCCTGCTTCCGTGTTATTTGATCCTGGTTCTACATTCTCATATGTGTCTACATATTTTGCTTCCGGCCTTGAGTTGACTTGTGATCGTATGTCTGTGCCTATTAGAGTCTCTACACCCGTAGGTGAACCCTTAGTGGTGAATCGAGTGTATCGATCTTGTCTTGTTGTCTTATCGGGGTATGAGACTTGGGTGGATATGATTcttcttgatatgttagactttgatgtcatattgggtatggactggctttcCCCCTATCATGCGCTTCTTGATTGTTATGCTAAGACTGTCACCTTAGCTATTCCGGGTATTCCTAGAGTGGAGTGGAGAGGGACTAGTGGTTCGTATCCCAACAGGGTCATATCTCATATTCGGGCTCAGAGGATGATTGACCGGGGTTGTTTATCTTATTTGGCCTTTATTCGGGATGTTGGAGCTGAGTCACCGGCCATGGAGTCTATTCCGGTGGTTCAGGAGTTCCCTGATGTGTTTCCCGAGGATCTACCTGGTGTTCCTCCTGTTCGTGATATTGACTTCTCTATTGACTTGGAGCCGGGCACCAAGCCCATATCTATTCCAccttatcgtatggctccagctgagttgaaggagttgaaggatcagatTCAGGACTTATTGAGTAAAGGATTCATACGCCCTAGTGTGTCGCCTTGGGGTGcaccggtcttatttgtgaagaagaaagatgggtcgatgaggatgtgtattgactatagacagttgaacaaggtaacggtgaagaacaagtatccccttccccgtattgatgacttgtttgatcagcttcagggggCAGCCTTGTTCTCTAAGATCGACTTGAGATCTGGGTATCATCAGTTGAGGATTAAGCCTTCAGATGTGGCGAAGACAGCTTTTCGCAcacgatatggtcattatgagtttttggtgatgtcatttgggctCACCAATGCCCCTGCGACGTTCATGGAGTTGATGAATGGAGTGTTTCGCCCATACTTGGATTCCTtcgtgattgtgtttattgatgacatcttggtaTATTCCAAGACCGAGGCGGATCATGTTTGTCATTTGAGGGCCGTGCTACAGAAGTTGAGAGatgagaagttgtatgccaaattgtctaagtgtgagttttggcttgagtcagtGGCTTTCCTAGGGCATGTGGTGTCTAAGGATGGAGTTAGGGTTGATCCGGCCAAGATTGAGGCGGTTCAGGGTTGGACTAGACCTACATCACCTACCGAGATTCGGAGTTTTGTTGGCTTGGCGGGTTACTATCGGCGTTTTGTTCAGGGATTCTCTACTATAGCTGCGCCGTTGAGCAGATTGACTCAGCAGACGGTTCCTTTTCATTGGTCACCcgagtgtgaggcgagcttcTAA